The Dokdonia sp. 4H-3-7-5 genomic interval TAATAGACTTTAAAAGAGATAAGTACCTCTCTTTAATGTCTTGGTTTGTCCTTTGTTTGATGGACTAAAGTCAATTATTATTCCACAGCGGCTTATAGACAAAATGTCTTGTAAACTCTTGTATCAGCTGACTTTATGACTTATTTAAGAACTATTTCACGCTTTCGCGAAAGCGTAACACAGACACAACGACTACCTTTGTAAAAAAGAACTTAATTACAATGGGAATATTCAATTCAATGTTTGGAGGAGATAAGGAGCCAAAAGAGGAAAAAGCACCTATGCCTTGGAAGCAATTAACCACATTAGAGCAACTCGATCAAATCGCAAAAGATTCTGAAACGAAGCCACAGGCAATTTTCAAGCATTCTACAACTTGCGGTATAAGCCGTATGGTAATACGCCAGTTAGAATCTCAGTACGATATAGACCCTAATCAGTTAGATATTTATTATTTAGACCTTAAGGCGTATAGAGAAGTGTCTAACGAAGTAGGATATAAATTTCAAGTAATACACCAAAGTCCTCAGATGATTTTAATCAAAAATGGGACAGCGGTTTATGCAGATAGTCATGGAGCGATAAGTGCACAAGCACTCGCCGAAAAGATTTAATCTAACGCTCTTTTTGTAACCCAGATTCTATACCCGATAATCGCAAGCTGTACTTTACTAGCTTGTGTAAGGTCGAGACCACGTTTTGAATAGGAGGGAAGTACTGCCTTATTAACTTTGGCAAGAAATTTATAGAGTGTTTGCATACCGTCAAAAGTAGCTAAAAAACAAAGCCGTAACGCTATGCGTTACGGCTTTTATCTATTTATAAAGACTAGTTATTATTTCTTAAAATAATGTCTTTTATACGGTTTTTGAGGTCTTCACCAGCGTCGTACACCATTTGCTCATTAGTAGGAAACGGAACT includes:
- the ytxJ gene encoding bacillithiol system redox-active protein YtxJ, with translation MGIFNSMFGGDKEPKEEKAPMPWKQLTTLEQLDQIAKDSETKPQAIFKHSTTCGISRMVIRQLESQYDIDPNQLDIYYLDLKAYREVSNEVGYKFQVIHQSPQMILIKNGTAVYADSHGAISAQALAEKI